Genomic DNA from Desulfovibrio sp. JC022:
TGATCTTGGGCAAGATTAAAAAGCTCAAGGCGTGCTAACCAAAAATTCTGGTTGAGCATCAGAGTCTTTTCAAGCCAGACAACAGCTTCTTCCTGCTTTCCACAAAGCTGAAGTAGTCTTGCCCCGTAATAATGCATAATTACATCCGGGTCTGACTGAGAAATTTCTTCAACCATCACTTCATAAAAAGGATAGTTACGGTCATTATCCTGATCTTTATTGCCAATGGGAGTATCCCCGAAAATAAGGGAATCTGCCAGCAATCCTTCAATAAGGACAAATCTTAAATGTTTTGGAACCTGTGCAAGCGCGGAATTGAATTTCTTTTTGAATTTATCCAGTGAACCTTCCTGTTTTAATCTGGTCAGTACCAGCAACCATGATTCAACTGAACTTGAGGAAATTTTGAGAGCTTTTTTCAGGATACGCTGGGCAGCGGCATCTTCACCTTCAGATGTATAGTCTTCGGCCAAGCGGGCAAGATAATGTGCTTCCTGTACAGGCTGATTTAATTTGGAATAGTAGGTTGCTGCTTTTTCAAATTCCCGTCCACCCGCAGAAAGTTCAGCAAGTTCGGTCAGAATCTCAGGTGAATCACCCTCAATTTCGCGGGCTTTTTCAAAAGCATTAACCGCACGATCCAAAAAACCACCACGGCTGAAATCACGCCCCAGTTCATAAAGGGCACGGGCTTTAATCGCCGGATCAAGGCCTGGACGCACAATCAGGCTGTTCCTGATCTGGGCGGCACGTTCAATTTCACCCTGCGAACGGTAAAGGTTACCTAGGGCAAGATAAATTTCAACAGCTTCCGGAGTATCCTTTACAACCTTGCTGAGTTCATCAATGGCTGCGCGGGTATCCGCAAGCCCGGATTTACCTTTTCCAGTCCCGGACGAATAAGACGGCGCCCGATTATCGGACGCCGTCATCTTCTTCTTTTTAAATACGCTTAAAAAGGACACGTATACTCCATATTAATGCGCTTATTATTCAGAAGCTTTCTCTTCGCTTTCTTCAGCGGAGGGATAGTTCCCCTCGTCGAGGGGCAGGTTGCGGAGAGAATTTACTTCCTGCTCAAGGTTG
This window encodes:
- a CDS encoding tetratricopeptide repeat protein gives rise to the protein MSFLSVFKKKKMTASDNRAPSYSSGTGKGKSGLADTRAAIDELSKVVKDTPEAVEIYLALGNLYRSQGEIERAAQIRNSLIVRPGLDPAIKARALYELGRDFSRGGFLDRAVNAFEKAREIEGDSPEILTELAELSAGGREFEKAATYYSKLNQPVQEAHYLARLAEDYTSEGEDAAAQRILKKALKISSSSVESWLLVLTRLKQEGSLDKFKKKFNSALAQVPKHLRFVLIEGLLADSLIFGDTPIGNKDQDNDRNYPFYEVMVEEISQSDPDVIMHYYGARLLQLCGKQEEAVVWLEKTLMLNQNFWLARLELFNLAQDQQELTSSFKNQLDFFVNVARKVQRFTCSSCGFKRDRIFFNCPRCRSWHSISFRKELNQ